One Thalassotalea atypica DNA window includes the following coding sequences:
- the ihfA gene encoding integration host factor subunit alpha has protein sequence MALTKAEVAEHLYEKVGLSKRDAKEMVEVFFEEIRATLENGEQVKLSGFGNFDLRVKSERPGRNPKTGEDIPISARKVVTFRPGQKLKSRVENGNG, from the coding sequence ATGGCGCTAACCAAAGCAGAAGTCGCAGAACACTTGTATGAAAAGGTTGGATTAAGTAAGCGCGACGCCAAAGAAATGGTTGAAGTGTTTTTTGAAGAAATCCGTGCAACACTTGAAAATGGCGAACAGGTAAAACTGTCTGGCTTCGGTAACTTTGATCTTCGAGTGAAAAGTGAAAGACCTGGTCGTAACCCTAAAACGGGTGAAGACATTCCAATTTCTGCGCGCAAGGTCGTGACCTTTAGACCTGGCCAGAAACTAAAAAGCCGTGTTGAAAACGGCAACGGTTAG
- the pdsR gene encoding proteobacterial dedicated sortase system response regulator: protein MSKRIAIVEDEAAIRENYADVLRRQGYQVQTFENKETAMNAFGVRLPHLAILDIGLSDAYDGGFELCQWLRDQSKTLPIIFLTARDNDVDTVSGLRMGADDYLTKDISLPHLTARIAALFRRQEALVQPAEQEQLLNVGKLTIDSQRMIVHWNEKHVDLTVTEFWMIHALAKHAGHVKNRAQLMQDSKIFVDDSTITSHVKRIRKKFIKVDEQFDCIETVYGMGYRWNTH, encoded by the coding sequence ATGAGCAAGAGAATAGCAATTGTAGAAGACGAAGCAGCCATTAGAGAGAACTATGCTGATGTACTGCGTCGTCAAGGTTATCAGGTGCAAACATTTGAAAACAAGGAAACCGCAATGAACGCCTTTGGCGTAAGGCTGCCTCATTTAGCTATTTTAGATATCGGTTTAAGTGATGCCTACGATGGCGGCTTCGAACTATGTCAATGGCTCAGAGATCAATCTAAAACCCTACCCATTATATTTCTTACTGCCAGAGATAATGATGTTGACACAGTATCAGGCCTACGTATGGGCGCTGATGATTACTTAACCAAAGACATTAGCCTGCCCCATTTAACTGCACGAATAGCCGCTCTTTTTAGGCGTCAAGAAGCATTAGTACAACCCGCCGAGCAAGAACAGTTGCTCAATGTAGGTAAGCTAACCATAGATAGCCAACGTATGATTGTGCATTGGAATGAAAAGCACGTTGATTTAACCGTAACAGAATTTTGGATGATCCACGCCTTGGCAAAGCATGCAGGTCATGTTAAAAACCGCGCACAGTTAATGCAGGACTCTAAAATATTCGTTGATGATTCAACCATTACATCGCACGTGAAACGCATTCGGAAAAAATTCATCAAAGTAGATGAGCAATTTGATTGTATCGAAACCGTTTATGGTATGGGCTACCGATGGAATACACATTAA
- the dinG gene encoding ATP-dependent DNA helicase DinG: protein MLSDNIKDTIRQAYKNIGQELENFTPRKQQTFLIAEIAKTLAGEYDKSRKIITIEAGTGTGKSLAYALGSIPLAKARKKKVCIATATVALQEQLVDKDLPFLKKFGGVDFSFTLVKGRQRYVCAQKLSQAVSDDDNPQVGFTFAERPSLSDLNNLKAMHKALKDNSWQGDIDSWKEPIAPQLWHQIQSDKHSCLKHLSEHTHCPFHKARETTELSDVLVINHSLLLADLSLGGGKILPDPEECFFVIDEAHHLPKVARDHASASVTVKGALDWAAKLQETSDKMARLIKSQSAISPSLKIADDAQDLIVELTKVKGFIETNAAVYFDKEALYRFENGLIPSTLKHWAADISDISKKLISQTIKLYNLLMDAVKENEVQLYLAEPLLGESGFMINRLENLQALWQMYAHTDSEKGAPLARWIEKTEGKKQDYVLSASPLEVGFTLEDGLWSKCEGAVLCSATVRALNSFDHFRIQAGLSKNDGSQYQFVASPFDYQSNATLVIPTMKCEPSSDKFPEEVIEKLPALMPENEASLVLFSSYWQMERTAEALRKKGHKILVQGEQSRQSIIKRHKVLCDKNATSIVFGTQSFSEGLDLPGKYLTNLVIAKLPFSVPTSPVEEAHAEHITNKGGNPFMQIAVPETSKKLIQACGRLLRNEKDTGTISILDRRLVSKRYGQDLLNSLPPFKRKVEY from the coding sequence ATGCTAAGTGACAACATTAAAGATACCATTAGACAAGCGTATAAAAATATTGGCCAAGAATTAGAAAACTTTACTCCTCGAAAACAACAAACCTTTCTTATTGCCGAGATCGCTAAAACCTTAGCTGGTGAATACGACAAGTCACGAAAAATCATCACAATAGAGGCTGGAACAGGTACAGGTAAGTCTCTGGCCTATGCGTTGGGCAGTATTCCTCTAGCCAAAGCGCGTAAGAAAAAAGTTTGTATTGCCACGGCTACCGTCGCACTGCAAGAACAGCTAGTTGATAAAGATCTCCCCTTTTTAAAGAAGTTTGGCGGCGTGGATTTTAGTTTTACGTTGGTTAAAGGCAGACAACGCTATGTTTGTGCGCAAAAGCTTTCACAAGCGGTCAGTGATGACGATAATCCGCAAGTCGGATTCACCTTCGCTGAAAGACCGTCGCTTAGTGATTTAAACAACTTAAAAGCCATGCACAAGGCGCTAAAAGATAACAGCTGGCAAGGTGACATAGATTCATGGAAAGAGCCAATCGCTCCACAGTTATGGCATCAAATTCAGTCAGACAAACACAGCTGTTTAAAGCATTTAAGTGAGCATACTCACTGCCCTTTTCATAAAGCGCGAGAAACCACTGAACTATCAGACGTTCTGGTCATCAACCACAGTTTATTACTGGCTGATCTAAGCTTAGGTGGTGGTAAAATACTGCCCGATCCTGAAGAGTGTTTCTTCGTCATTGACGAGGCGCACCACTTACCCAAAGTGGCGCGCGATCACGCCAGCGCCAGCGTAACCGTGAAAGGCGCGCTTGATTGGGCAGCTAAGTTACAAGAAACCTCAGATAAAATGGCGCGCTTGATCAAATCGCAAAGTGCCATTTCACCGTCATTGAAAATTGCTGATGATGCTCAAGACTTAATCGTTGAGCTCACTAAGGTCAAAGGCTTTATTGAGACAAACGCCGCAGTGTATTTTGACAAGGAAGCCTTGTATCGTTTTGAAAACGGGTTAATACCCAGCACGCTAAAGCATTGGGCAGCAGATATTAGTGATATCAGTAAAAAGCTAATCAGCCAAACGATAAAGCTATACAATTTGCTGATGGACGCCGTGAAAGAAAATGAGGTACAACTTTATTTAGCCGAGCCGCTATTAGGCGAGTCCGGTTTTATGATTAATCGCTTGGAAAATTTGCAAGCATTGTGGCAAATGTATGCCCACACCGACTCAGAAAAAGGTGCACCGCTAGCGCGTTGGATTGAAAAAACGGAAGGTAAAAAACAAGATTATGTGCTAAGCGCTTCCCCATTAGAAGTCGGCTTTACCTTAGAAGACGGCTTATGGTCTAAATGCGAAGGCGCAGTATTGTGCTCTGCTACCGTTCGGGCGTTAAATTCATTTGATCACTTTAGAATTCAAGCCGGCTTGTCGAAAAATGACGGTAGCCAATATCAATTTGTCGCCTCGCCGTTTGATTATCAAAGCAATGCTACCTTGGTGATCCCGACCATGAAGTGTGAACCTAGCAGTGATAAATTCCCTGAAGAAGTGATTGAAAAACTGCCTGCGCTGATGCCCGAAAACGAAGCCTCATTGGTGTTGTTCTCATCCTATTGGCAAATGGAACGCACCGCAGAAGCACTGCGTAAGAAAGGCCACAAAATATTAGTGCAAGGCGAACAGTCACGACAATCAATTATAAAGCGCCACAAAGTTCTGTGTGATAAAAACGCAACCAGCATCGTTTTTGGCACTCAAAGTTTTTCAGAAGGATTAGATTTGCCCGGTAAATACTTAACTAATTTGGTGATCGCTAAATTGCCATTTTCTGTTCCTACCTCCCCTGTTGAAGAAGCACACGCAGAGCACATCACCAATAAAGGTGGCAACCCGTTTATGCAAATTGCAGTGCCAGAGACATCAAAAAAATTAATTCAAGCCTGTGGGCGTTTACTGCGTAATGAAAAAGACACAGGTACCATTTCAATATTAGACAGGCGTTTGGTCAGTAAACGTTACGGGCAAGATTTACTCAATTCGTTACCGCCGTTTAAGCGAAAAGTAGAGTACTAG
- a CDS encoding FMN-dependent NADH-azoreductase has product MSNVLILNSGLNGAQSNSNKLTSLYENMRKTHHLDDNYTVRDLNEQALPHLSQQEMGAWMTAPEDRTPEQQTLARISDELINEIKAHDTIVIGMPMYNMGIPSTFKAYIDRIARAGVTFTYTENGPEGLVKNKRVIVLAARGGQYQGTPFDTQTSYIKNIFGLIGITDVEFVYAEGLNMGEQVAEQAWQTASEQLTATFN; this is encoded by the coding sequence ATGTCAAACGTTCTAATTTTAAATAGTGGCTTAAATGGCGCACAAAGTAATTCAAACAAGCTAACTTCATTATATGAAAATATGCGAAAAACACACCATTTGGACGATAACTATACGGTTCGTGATTTAAACGAACAAGCGTTACCTCATTTATCTCAACAAGAAATGGGGGCCTGGATGACTGCTCCTGAAGACAGAACGCCAGAACAGCAGACGTTGGCACGCATCTCAGATGAATTAATTAATGAGATAAAAGCCCATGACACCATTGTAATTGGTATGCCAATGTACAATATGGGTATACCTTCAACCTTTAAAGCGTATATTGATCGTATTGCCAGAGCTGGAGTCACTTTTACATACACTGAAAATGGACCTGAAGGCTTGGTGAAAAATAAGCGTGTGATCGTATTAGCCGCAAGAGGTGGTCAATATCAAGGTACGCCATTCGATACACAAACAAGTTACATTAAAAACATATTTGGCTTGATAGGTATAACTGATGTTGAGTTCGTTTACGCAGAAGGTTTAAATATGGGAGAACAGGTTGCAGAGCAAGCTTGGCAAACTGCGTCGGAGCAATTAACAGCAACTTTTAATTAA
- the pdsO gene encoding sortase-associated OmpA-like protein PdsO: MKKQLIATAIIATLATSPLSVYANSSQADDKMDPVTKEEIGFGTGALVGAIFGGPAGAFITGIAGNLIAKTMNSEDEINQLQANQELSEMEFEQQVAALRLQLENAEQNHQRELIALEQKQENSNQYALSQLQAENLLMSLQFKTGSAQVPKYYQPQLVALAELLKQSPEITVDLSGYTDLLGDSDTNLALSSKRADSVKTKLAELGIDGQRINTFAFGDSAPVVANAQQESSFYDRRVMIKLHQQPSQVAKNY, translated from the coding sequence ATGAAAAAACAACTTATCGCCACAGCTATCATCGCCACACTAGCCACGTCACCATTATCTGTCTACGCAAATTCATCACAAGCTGATGACAAAATGGACCCAGTTACTAAAGAAGAAATTGGTTTTGGAACCGGTGCCTTAGTCGGTGCCATCTTTGGGGGGCCAGCGGGCGCCTTTATTACTGGTATTGCAGGTAACTTAATTGCTAAGACCATGAATTCAGAAGATGAAATTAACCAATTACAAGCTAACCAAGAATTAAGCGAAATGGAGTTTGAGCAACAAGTCGCCGCGCTTCGTCTTCAATTAGAAAACGCAGAGCAAAACCACCAACGGGAGTTAATTGCATTAGAGCAAAAACAAGAAAACTCAAATCAATATGCGTTGTCACAATTACAGGCTGAAAATTTATTAATGAGCCTGCAGTTTAAGACGGGCTCAGCCCAAGTACCTAAATACTACCAACCACAACTTGTCGCATTGGCGGAACTACTGAAGCAATCACCTGAAATCACCGTTGACCTATCTGGCTATACCGACTTGTTAGGAGATAGTGATACTAATTTAGCATTGTCGTCTAAACGGGCTGATTCGGTCAAAACTAAATTGGCTGAACTAGGTATAGACGGCCAACGAATTAACACTTTTGCTTTTGGTGACAGTGCTCCCGTTGTTGCTAATGCGCAACAAGAATCAAGCTTTTACGACCGTCGCGTAATGATAAAGCTTCACCAGCAACCTTCCCAAGTTGCTAAAAACTACTAG
- the pdsS gene encoding proteobacterial dedicated sortase system histidine kinase, whose amino-acid sequence MVNIRIGLRTKLLLLSSFLFSIPWLGYQYVWEMEKYLRFGQEQTLVGTARALATALHERPNLFNNQASFLPNVEKGKDLYGFEFKRPLQLDGKPDDWPEFIERAHLYDVKNTIASYSVVPHSLSFTGAVGKFDKYLYLFFQVNDNQSIFRGKNTRSIFKNDHLTLSLTDNDNVFHQYVISNKQPGWLDAFRMTNIANNIPEATPQIQGTWQLTPHGYNIEMRLPLSMLGDKIAFSLSDVDHENGDIESITGSADTNDVDALGTIVVPSPEIERIVKGMSYTYSSIWVVDQHQRVLASAGDLQQASGVWRNTSISDKNESFLSKLERDYLHPIYYKFLTRPPKAFVDKLYDRSNLTGKHIETALNGTADSQWRLTTDQQALVLSAAYPIFIEDDVMGAVIVEETTNGIRTLRNRALEKLFTSILAILSLGTVAFFLFASRISNRIRKLRNQAELAIDEHGRIKHDLEEVKANDEIGDLSRSFSTAVSRLSQYNHYLENMSSRLSHELRTPIAVVRTSLENLTMQNIDESAKAYIDRAQSGIERLNYILTSMSEATRIEQMLQSTDPVAFDLTQVIAGCIGGYQQIHPDFQFQLTIAEQPQKINGSPEHFAQLLDKIISNAVDFSEDKKINIDVIRVKNDISISIANRGQLLPEQMQGKLFDSMVSVRTNEQQQQPHLGLGLFIARLICEYHHGTITAENYSEISTGFDVNTKDTSSREHSGVKIIIRLPLQD is encoded by the coding sequence TTGGTGAACATTAGAATAGGCTTGCGCACTAAGCTGTTACTACTATCTTCGTTTCTTTTTTCCATCCCTTGGCTGGGTTATCAATATGTATGGGAGATGGAGAAATACTTGCGCTTTGGCCAAGAGCAAACACTCGTTGGTACTGCAAGAGCTCTAGCAACAGCATTGCACGAGCGTCCTAACCTATTTAATAATCAAGCCAGCTTTTTACCTAATGTAGAAAAAGGCAAAGACCTCTACGGTTTCGAATTTAAGCGCCCATTACAGCTTGACGGTAAGCCCGATGATTGGCCGGAATTCATCGAACGAGCACATTTGTATGACGTTAAAAATACAATCGCATCTTATAGCGTGGTTCCCCATTCATTAAGCTTTACTGGTGCCGTAGGTAAGTTTGACAAATATTTGTACTTATTCTTTCAAGTTAATGACAATCAAAGCATTTTTCGCGGCAAAAATACCCGTTCAATTTTCAAAAATGACCACTTAACGCTCAGCTTAACTGACAACGACAATGTCTTTCATCAATACGTAATCAGTAATAAGCAGCCTGGCTGGCTTGATGCTTTTCGAATGACAAACATAGCAAATAATATTCCGGAGGCAACGCCACAAATTCAAGGAACATGGCAGCTTACGCCACACGGCTACAATATTGAGATGCGTCTGCCACTTTCCATGCTCGGTGATAAAATTGCTTTTAGCCTCAGTGATGTTGACCATGAAAATGGTGACATTGAGTCCATTACTGGCTCTGCTGATACCAATGATGTTGACGCACTCGGTACCATTGTTGTGCCTTCACCAGAAATTGAACGTATTGTTAAAGGCATGAGCTATACCTACTCTAGTATTTGGGTGGTTGACCAACACCAGCGTGTACTAGCCAGTGCAGGCGACTTACAACAAGCCAGTGGCGTATGGCGTAACACCAGTATTAGTGATAAAAACGAAAGCTTCTTGAGCAAGCTTGAACGAGACTACCTACACCCTATTTATTATAAATTTTTGACTAGGCCACCTAAGGCATTTGTAGATAAACTTTATGATCGTAGTAATTTAACGGGCAAGCATATTGAAACAGCGTTAAACGGAACAGCGGACTCTCAGTGGCGGTTGACTACCGATCAACAAGCATTGGTGCTGTCTGCCGCCTACCCTATTTTCATCGAAGACGACGTGATGGGTGCGGTGATTGTTGAAGAAACCACTAACGGTATTCGCACCCTAAGAAATCGTGCCTTGGAAAAATTATTTACCTCTATTTTGGCGATATTATCATTAGGTACTGTGGCATTTTTCTTATTCGCCTCGCGTATTTCAAATCGGATCCGAAAATTAAGAAACCAAGCAGAGCTTGCTATTGATGAACATGGTCGCATTAAGCATGACCTAGAGGAAGTTAAAGCAAACGATGAAATTGGTGATTTATCACGAAGCTTTTCAACAGCAGTCAGTCGTTTAAGCCAATATAACCATTACCTTGAAAACATGTCATCTCGGCTATCTCATGAATTACGTACCCCTATAGCGGTAGTACGTACCTCGCTCGAAAATTTGACTATGCAAAACATTGATGAGTCTGCCAAGGCCTATATTGACAGAGCACAGTCAGGGATAGAACGTTTAAATTACATTCTCACCAGCATGTCAGAAGCAACAAGAATAGAGCAGATGCTACAATCTACCGATCCTGTCGCGTTTGATCTAACCCAGGTGATTGCTGGTTGTATTGGAGGGTACCAGCAGATTCATCCTGACTTTCAATTCCAATTAACCATTGCTGAGCAGCCACAAAAAATAAATGGTTCGCCTGAACATTTCGCCCAATTGCTAGATAAAATTATCAGTAATGCAGTCGATTTTAGCGAAGATAAGAAAATCAATATTGATGTTATTCGCGTAAAAAATGACATCAGCATCAGCATTGCTAATCGAGGACAATTATTGCCTGAGCAAATGCAAGGAAAATTGTTTGATTCTATGGTATCAGTGCGAACCAATGAACAGCAACAGCAGCCTCACTTAGGATTAGGATTATTTATCGCACGTCTAATTTGTGAATATCACCATGGCACTATTACTGCCGAGAACTATAGTGAGATATCGACAGGCTTTGATGTTAATACAAAAGATACGTCAAGCCGTGAACATTCAGGGGTAAAAATAATCATACGGCTGCCTCTTCAAGATTAG
- the queC gene encoding 7-cyano-7-deazaguanine synthase QueC — MTEKVVVIYSGGMDSFTVLNRALTDGKEVYALSFDYGQKHVKELECAASVCKKLNVHHKIIDITAINQLLAGSSLTDDIDIPEGHYEADNMKSTVVPNRNMILLSLAVGYAVSVQASQVYYGAHSGDHAIYPDCRPEFVMKMNDVCQIANYEPIDIFSPYLHDSKVDILTDGLKMNLDYSQTWTCYNGRDRACGKCGACQERLEAFEKNNVTDPIAYE, encoded by the coding sequence ATGACTGAAAAAGTTGTTGTAATATATTCTGGCGGCATGGATTCGTTCACGGTTTTAAATCGCGCATTAACCGACGGAAAGGAAGTGTATGCCCTGTCTTTTGATTACGGTCAAAAACATGTAAAAGAGTTAGAGTGCGCCGCCAGTGTTTGTAAAAAACTCAATGTTCATCATAAAATTATCGACATTACTGCAATAAATCAGCTCCTTGCCGGTTCGTCTTTAACTGATGATATCGATATCCCTGAAGGCCATTATGAAGCAGATAATATGAAATCTACCGTGGTACCTAACCGTAACATGATCTTATTATCACTTGCAGTTGGCTATGCAGTCTCTGTTCAAGCCAGCCAAGTATATTACGGCGCACATTCAGGCGATCATGCAATTTACCCTGATTGTCGTCCAGAGTTCGTCATGAAAATGAATGATGTGTGTCAGATCGCCAACTATGAGCCTATAGATATATTCAGCCCTTACTTGCACGACTCTAAAGTCGATATTTTGACCGACGGACTGAAAATGAACTTGGACTACAGCCAAACGTGGACCTGTTATAACGGGCGAGATCGGGCTTGTGGTAAATGTGGTGCATGCCAGGAAAGATTAGAAGCATTCGAGAAAAATAACGTCACTGACCCTATTGCATACGAGTAA
- a CDS encoding HDOD domain-containing protein, protein METQKRKREQWIDFIVHNELPALTSTARLLQKFSNDDVSSLPRLSKAILHDQALSSCLLKVANSASRIGVAPVTTVSRATVVLGIQAVKNICLTSKVIESLLKNEHLEFEVYEKIKRSMASSFYAGQLAKMMMPDYDDDTREEVYLASMLHRIGETAFWCVGAELKSPLAELAVLSKKEFEQQSKKLIGMSLNDLSLGLARHWNLGDLLIKSLDSPDSRTIEIKIIDLSDKLASYIDMPPSQAEFDRVIGEVSSLLEVNERQLRHRINQTREKSMELLDSYGAQMLNEYIKDLPKGGDFQANYNTKTPTRVNQDMAQLNVMQHLSNLTLTSSDINEFLEYTLKNTAAILNLDLCSFYLLATAKSELKLRTSFDQFGTDYQHDNTIIIERASFLFDRVLKERQPLLINNREDKAIQKFVTPQVVTMLNEGKMAIAPVMIDNNAIGLITANNYDTQENISDADFSRFTFLVQHLSMCLSTLSKRK, encoded by the coding sequence ATGGAAACTCAAAAAAGAAAACGAGAACAGTGGATTGATTTTATCGTTCATAACGAACTTCCTGCGCTGACTTCCACTGCTCGCCTGTTACAAAAATTTAGTAATGACGATGTCTCCTCTTTGCCTAGACTTAGTAAAGCAATACTCCACGACCAAGCGCTTTCTTCGTGCCTTTTAAAGGTTGCTAATAGTGCATCTCGCATCGGTGTCGCTCCTGTGACCACGGTTTCAAGGGCAACCGTTGTGCTCGGCATTCAAGCCGTTAAGAACATTTGTCTAACGTCCAAGGTCATTGAAAGCCTTTTGAAAAATGAACACCTAGAATTTGAAGTTTACGAAAAAATAAAACGTTCTATGGCTTCGTCCTTTTATGCTGGTCAACTCGCCAAAATGATGATGCCAGATTATGACGATGATACTCGTGAAGAAGTCTACTTGGCCTCGATGCTTCATCGAATAGGTGAAACGGCGTTTTGGTGTGTGGGTGCTGAATTAAAATCTCCACTCGCAGAACTTGCTGTGTTATCCAAAAAAGAATTCGAACAACAAAGTAAAAAGCTTATAGGAATGAGCCTAAACGATCTCAGTTTAGGGCTTGCTCGGCACTGGAATTTGGGGGATCTATTAATTAAGTCCCTTGATAGCCCTGATAGTCGAACAATAGAAATAAAAATCATAGACCTCTCTGATAAACTAGCATCCTATATCGACATGCCGCCCTCACAAGCAGAGTTCGACAGAGTCATCGGTGAAGTTTCTTCGCTACTTGAAGTAAACGAACGACAGCTTAGGCACAGGATTAATCAGACCCGTGAAAAATCAATGGAGTTGCTGGATTCATACGGTGCTCAAATGCTCAATGAATATATAAAGGACTTACCTAAAGGTGGAGATTTTCAAGCAAATTACAATACAAAAACGCCGACTAGAGTTAATCAAGATATGGCACAATTAAATGTAATGCAGCACTTAAGCAATTTGACGTTAACAAGTTCTGACATTAATGAGTTTTTAGAATACACCCTTAAAAATACTGCTGCGATTTTAAACTTAGATTTATGCTCTTTTTACCTGTTAGCTACCGCCAAAAGTGAATTAAAGCTACGAACCTCTTTTGATCAATTCGGCACCGACTATCAGCATGACAATACGATAATTATAGAACGCGCCAGTTTTTTATTTGACCGTGTATTAAAAGAACGGCAACCATTACTGATCAACAACCGAGAAGATAAAGCTATTCAAAAATTTGTTACGCCACAGGTAGTCACTATGCTAAACGAAGGAAAGATGGCAATTGCTCCAGTAATGATTGATAACAATGCGATAGGTCTAATCACAGCCAATAACTATGATACACAAGAGAATATCTCAGACGCTGACTTTTCAAGATTTACCTTTCTTGTTCAGCACCTGAGTATGTGTTTATCTACACTTTCAAAGCGAAAATGA
- a CDS encoding DUF2937 family protein: protein MIRKFFVSSIDHAGFTLSFIVGVQLPEFIQQYTQMINGKLAEAQFHLSKFQSVANNHFNGDLQVLVERYTNNADPAIKQTGIVVSELIDRIALLSEQLSQLTEVPYMEKLYYFIVHLDLESAQLTAQHYQLAVPLTIDALLTGALFASFIILIPRAFIALLSAKSSKFYYQEGRH, encoded by the coding sequence ATGATTAGAAAGTTTTTTGTTAGTAGTATTGATCATGCCGGGTTCACACTCAGCTTTATTGTTGGTGTGCAGTTGCCAGAATTTATTCAGCAATATACCCAAATGATTAACGGAAAATTAGCGGAAGCACAATTTCATCTAAGCAAATTCCAATCAGTGGCAAACAACCACTTTAATGGCGACTTACAAGTGCTTGTTGAGCGTTACACGAACAATGCTGATCCAGCGATTAAACAAACCGGCATAGTCGTTTCTGAATTAATCGATCGCATAGCCTTACTGTCAGAGCAATTATCGCAACTCACTGAAGTCCCTTATATGGAAAAGCTGTATTATTTCATTGTGCACCTCGATCTCGAGTCTGCTCAACTAACCGCGCAGCATTATCAGCTAGCAGTTCCCTTGACGATTGATGCACTACTTACAGGGGCTTTATTTGCTTCTTTTATTATTTTGATCCCAAGGGCGTTCATAGCACTACTTAGTGCTAAGAGCAGTAAGTTTTATTATCAAGAAGGGAGGCATTGA
- the queE gene encoding 7-carboxy-7-deazaguanine synthase QueE, with the protein MMSITYKINELFETLQGEGSFTGQPSIFIRLQECPVGCSWCDTKHTWEVKPELKIEINDLLAQNEETECWSELNAEQIITLFKKQEFNAKHVVITGGEPCMYDLKPLCQALELQGFSCQIETSGTFEIKTTDNCWVTVSPKVNMKGGYPILASAMARANEIKHPVATEQHVDDLKALLAKFNVTDKQVYLQPISQKQRATELAIRTCIENDWRLSVQVHKYIGIE; encoded by the coding sequence ATGATGTCGATCACTTATAAAATCAATGAATTATTTGAGACTCTCCAAGGAGAAGGCTCTTTTACTGGGCAACCGTCCATTTTTATCCGTTTGCAGGAATGTCCTGTTGGCTGTTCTTGGTGTGATACCAAACACACATGGGAAGTTAAACCTGAGTTAAAAATCGAAATAAACGATTTGCTGGCGCAAAACGAAGAGACTGAATGCTGGAGCGAGTTGAACGCAGAACAAATTATTACGCTTTTTAAAAAGCAGGAATTTAACGCTAAGCATGTGGTTATTACCGGTGGAGAGCCTTGCATGTATGATCTCAAACCACTGTGTCAGGCACTGGAGTTGCAAGGGTTTAGTTGCCAAATTGAAACTTCAGGCACGTTTGAAATAAAAACGACTGATAATTGTTGGGTGACGGTTTCACCGAAAGTGAACATGAAGGGCGGCTATCCAATTTTGGCGAGTGCGATGGCCCGAGCTAACGAAATTAAACATCCTGTGGCCACAGAGCAACATGTTGATGACTTAAAAGCTTTGCTGGCCAAGTTTAATGTCACAGACAAACAAGTATATTTACAACCGATCAGCCAAAAGCAACGAGCGACAGAATTGGCCATTCGCACCTGTATAGAAAACGACTGGCGCTTATCGGTACAAGTTCATAAATATATTGGCATAGAATAG